The Podarcis raffonei isolate rPodRaf1 chromosome 2, rPodRaf1.pri, whole genome shotgun sequence genome window below encodes:
- the LOC128408543 gene encoding epidermal differentiation-specific protein-like, whose translation MGDAAAEVAMSARQPSVNKIIVYDKANFQGLSKEFTCDIPDLHDLDFGDCISSLKVIGQPWVAYKASKFEGDGFAFEEGDYEEIDRSNKISSLRLVHYDLSNPQITLYELPNYEGQKKVVKEETNLTYGYFNDRVSSHVVQSGAWLLYKHPNRGGWYHIAWPGERVHDYKTELDFDDSLSHLRPLQAGRPIVTAKLLWDQKKVEDEKDILIDEIVGTNCTEYEQAFTANTCREYNATVIQSFHFSNTTSLKLGFSFQVTVGGANVLAVEKGKHESTTTSEKVEVMLPAKIPPCTQLTIHVVKKETTTSVPVELTICQNGKERKEHAEYRCVSGRTISTRYTMKPTSAAQGAAFTKPSHVETRENSQA comes from the coding sequence ATGGGAGACGCTGCTGCAGAGGTTGCGATGTCTGCCAGACAGCCCAGCGTGAACAAGATAATTGTGTACGACAAGGCCAATTTTCAGGGGCTCAGCAAAGAGTTCACCTGCGACATCCCTGACCTTCACGACCTGGATTTTGGCGATTGCATCTCCTCCCTGAAGGTGATTGGACAGCCTTGGGTCGCCTACAAAGCCTCCAAGTTTGAGGGCGATGGCTTTGCTTTTGAGGAAGGGGATTATGAAGAGATCGACAGGAGCAACAAAATCTCCTCCCTCCGGCTGGTCCACTACGATCTCTCCAACCCCCAGATCACCCTCTACGAACTCCCCAACTATGAGGGACAGAAGAAAGTGGTGAAGGAAGAAACCAACCTCACCTACGGCTACTTCAATGACCGGGTCTCTTCCCACGTGGTGCAGAGCGGCGCCTGGCTCCTGTATAAGCACCCGAACCGTGGCGGGTGGTACCACATCGCCTGGCCCGGGGAGCGTGTCCACGACTACAAAACAGAGCTCGATTTCGACGACAGCTTGTCCCACTTGCGCCCCCTGCAGGCCGGCAGGCCCATCGTCACCGCCAAACTCCTGTGGGACCAGAAGAAAGTGGAGGACGAGAAGGACATTCTGATCGACGAGATCGTGGGAACCAATTGCACCGAGTACGAGCAAGCGTTCACCGCCAACACTTGCCGGGAGTACAACGCCACCGTCATCCAGAGCTTCCACTTCAGCAACACCACGTCCCTCAAGCTTGGCTTCTCCTTCCAGGTCACCGTGGGAGGTGCCAACGTCTTGGCGGTGGAGAAAGGGAAGCACGAGTCGACCACCACCAGCGAGAAGGTGGAGGTTATGCTGCCTGCCAAGATCCCTCCTTGCACCCAGCTCACGATCCACGTGGTCAAGAAGGAGACCACCACCTCGGTGCCGGTGGAGCTGACCATCTGCCAGaatgggaaggaaaggaaagagcatGCGGAGTACCGGTGTGTGTCTGGCCGCACCATCAGCACCAGGTACACCATGAAGCCTACCTCAGCAGCGCAGGGAGCTGCCTTCACCAAACCTTCTCATGTGGAAACAAGGGAGAATTCCCAGGCTTAG